In the genome of Streptomyces collinus, one region contains:
- a CDS encoding fic family toxin-antitoxin system, toxin component, whose protein sequence is MDDLEIDLAWLLMLAEQKTPGDPQVTDWGALVAAVARHRAAVFDVPVYDSPHARAAALLQLLLHVPALERSNALFASAVAYAYLVASGVKVVTSPEQVRDLARLVKSGEVSVRDIEQELRRWSL, encoded by the coding sequence TTGGACGACCTCGAGATCGACCTCGCCTGGCTGCTGATGCTCGCCGAGCAGAAGACCCCCGGAGACCCCCAGGTCACCGACTGGGGAGCCCTCGTCGCCGCCGTCGCCCGCCACCGGGCCGCCGTGTTCGACGTGCCCGTCTACGACAGCCCGCACGCCCGCGCCGCCGCCCTGCTCCAGCTCCTCCTGCACGTCCCCGCGCTGGAGCGCTCCAACGCCCTGTTCGCCTCCGCCGTCGCCTACGCGTACCTCGTCGCCAGCGGTGTCAAGGTCGTCACCTCGCCCGAGCAGGTCCGCGACCTCGCCCGGCTGGTGAAGAGCGGCGAGGTGTCCGTCCGGGACATCGAGCAGGAGCTGCGCCGGTGGAGCCTGTGA
- a CDS encoding toxin-antitoxin system HicB family antitoxin, giving the protein MAKTQLNVRVDEGTARAARERALARGMSVNRYIEELVKQDTGEVGHTFVEAAADFMKQYESVFAEEFGADREGTREGRH; this is encoded by the coding sequence ATGGCGAAGACCCAGCTGAACGTGCGCGTCGACGAGGGCACCGCCCGCGCCGCCCGTGAACGCGCCCTGGCCCGCGGGATGAGCGTCAACCGCTACATCGAGGAGCTGGTCAAGCAGGACACCGGCGAGGTGGGCCACACCTTCGTGGAGGCCGCCGCCGACTTCATGAAGCAGTACGAGTCCGTCTTCGCCGAGGAGTTCGGCGCGGATCGTGAAGGTACACGCGAAGGTCGTCACTGA
- a CDS encoding ABC transporter ATP-binding protein, translated as MSTPAAEHAPGLAPADGIAARARGLTKAYGSGETAVLALDSVDVDVVRGRFTAVMGPSGSGKSTLMHCLAGLDTVSAGQVWLGDTEITGLRERELTQLRRDRIGFMFQSFNLIPTLNARENITLPMDIAGRKPDEAWLDRVIDTLGLRDRLGHRPSQLSGGQQQRVACARALASRPELIFADEPTGNLDSRAGLEVLGFLREAVDQLGQTVVMVTHDPGAAAHSDLVLFLGDGRIVDEMRRPTAEAVLERMKRFDVIRTRYEDAGAPASSEEN; from the coding sequence TTGTCCACACCTGCTGCGGAGCACGCTCCCGGCCTCGCCCCGGCCGACGGGATCGCGGCCCGGGCCCGTGGTCTGACCAAGGCGTACGGCTCGGGCGAGACGGCCGTGCTCGCGCTCGACTCGGTGGACGTGGATGTCGTCCGGGGCCGGTTCACCGCCGTGATGGGCCCCTCGGGCTCCGGGAAGTCCACGCTGATGCACTGTCTGGCCGGGCTCGACACCGTCTCGGCCGGTCAGGTGTGGCTCGGCGACACGGAGATCACCGGGCTGAGGGAGCGTGAGCTGACGCAACTGCGCCGCGACCGGATCGGGTTCATGTTCCAGTCGTTCAACCTCATCCCGACCCTGAACGCCCGGGAGAACATCACCCTGCCCATGGACATCGCGGGCCGGAAGCCCGACGAGGCGTGGCTGGACCGGGTGATCGACACCCTGGGCCTGCGGGACCGGCTCGGGCACCGGCCGTCACAGCTCTCCGGCGGGCAGCAGCAGCGTGTGGCCTGCGCCCGGGCGCTGGCATCCCGGCCCGAGTTGATCTTCGCGGACGAGCCGACCGGCAACCTCGACTCGCGCGCCGGCCTGGAGGTGCTCGGCTTCCTGCGCGAGGCGGTGGACCAGCTCGGGCAGACCGTCGTCATGGTCACCCACGACCCGGGGGCGGCCGCCCACTCGGACCTGGTGCTCTTCCTCGGGGACGGCCGGATCGTCGACGAGATGCGGCGCCCCACGGCGGAGGCGGTCCTGGAGCGGATGAAGAGGTTCGACGTGATCCGCACCCGCTACGAGGACGCCGGCGCCCCGGCGTCGTCCGAGGAGAACTGA
- a CDS encoding ABC transporter permease has product MLKATLRSFLAHKGRLLLSALAVLLSVAFVTGSLIFSDTVSRTFDRLFASTAADVTVSPKEDLDEAVPSGRTATLPAALAERVRRIDGVAAARADVEVSGLTVVDEANEPVGPTTGAPTLGNAWNPNERSPVKLTSGHAPRGPAEALLDSETAGRKNVRIGDTLTVIAAPGSFQVRVAGIVTFTTTNPGSALIYFDTPTAQTKLLGRPGTATAIAVDAAEGVGDDRLKQRVADALGAHTYDFRTAGEQAESDVEQLGGFLDVIKYVMLGFAGIAVLVGVFLIVNTFSMLIAQRTRELGLLRALGADRRQVRNSVLTEALLLGLVGSTLGLAAGIGLAAGLIGLMGLLGMNIDADEMEIGWATPVAAYVVGLGVTFIAAYLPARRAAGVSPMAALSDAEVAGVGRPLRVRAVAGAVVGAAGAAALAGCAVSRQTSSAASLLGLGVVLTLIATVIAGPLLVRPVIRVLGGAFPALFGSIGRMSQRNALRNPRRTGATAAALMVGIALVGGMSVASESMTASFDRQIDKTLGADFVVQNSNFQPFPPEVTEKVRGTDGVGLVVRGRFTPVAVRLPDGDRVETTAAGYDPRLDEVANITYAQGDSAAALASGHLAMDRDFARDHGVRVGSTLPVRFPAGRSAELTVGALTDQDSAEGFGTQGGLFFGMGTLERYAPGGQDSALYVNAASGTGDGELRANLEETLDPYPQVQVRDLADYKQLVQDQIAVLLYLVYALLGLAIIIAVLGVVNTLALSVVERTREIGLLRAIGLARRQLRRMIRLESVVIAVFGAVLGLVLGLVWGVCTQQVLALQGMTALAIPWLTIVLVVVGSAVVGVVAALLPALRASRMNVLAAIAHE; this is encoded by the coding sequence GTGCTCAAGGCGACCCTGCGGAGCTTCCTGGCGCACAAGGGGCGGCTGCTGCTCTCCGCGCTCGCCGTCCTGCTGTCCGTCGCGTTCGTCACGGGGAGCCTGATCTTCTCGGACACCGTCAGCCGCACGTTCGACCGGCTGTTCGCCTCCACCGCCGCCGATGTCACGGTCAGCCCGAAGGAGGACCTCGACGAGGCGGTGCCCTCCGGCCGGACGGCCACCCTGCCGGCCGCGCTCGCCGAACGCGTACGGCGGATCGACGGGGTCGCGGCGGCCCGCGCCGACGTGGAGGTGAGCGGCCTCACCGTGGTCGACGAGGCGAACGAGCCGGTCGGCCCGACCACCGGGGCGCCGACGCTCGGCAACGCCTGGAACCCGAACGAGCGCAGCCCCGTGAAGCTGACCTCGGGCCACGCACCGCGCGGTCCCGCCGAGGCGCTGCTCGACTCCGAGACCGCGGGCCGCAAGAACGTGCGCATCGGCGACACCCTCACCGTCATCGCTGCTCCCGGGTCGTTCCAGGTCCGGGTGGCCGGCATCGTCACCTTCACGACCACGAACCCCGGCTCGGCGCTGATCTACTTCGACACGCCCACCGCGCAGACGAAGCTGCTGGGCCGGCCGGGGACGGCCACGGCCATCGCGGTCGACGCGGCGGAGGGCGTCGGCGACGACCGGCTCAAACAGCGCGTGGCCGACGCCCTCGGCGCGCATACCTACGACTTCAGGACGGCCGGCGAGCAGGCCGAGTCGGACGTCGAGCAACTGGGCGGGTTCCTCGACGTCATCAAGTACGTGATGCTCGGCTTCGCCGGGATCGCCGTGCTGGTCGGCGTGTTCCTGATCGTCAACACCTTCTCCATGCTCATCGCCCAGCGCACCCGCGAGCTGGGCCTGCTGCGCGCGCTGGGCGCCGACCGGCGCCAGGTCCGGAACTCGGTGCTCACGGAGGCCCTGCTGCTCGGGCTGGTCGGCTCCACGCTCGGGCTCGCCGCGGGCATCGGGCTCGCGGCCGGGCTGATCGGGCTGATGGGCCTGCTCGGCATGAACATCGACGCCGACGAGATGGAGATCGGCTGGGCGACACCGGTGGCGGCCTACGTCGTCGGGCTCGGCGTCACCTTCATCGCCGCGTACCTCCCGGCACGGCGGGCCGCGGGCGTGTCGCCGATGGCCGCGCTGTCGGACGCCGAGGTCGCCGGGGTGGGCCGGCCGCTGCGGGTGCGCGCGGTGGCGGGCGCCGTCGTCGGGGCGGCCGGTGCGGCGGCGCTCGCGGGCTGCGCGGTGTCGCGGCAGACGTCGTCGGCGGCGTCCCTGCTGGGGCTCGGTGTGGTGCTCACCCTGATCGCGACCGTGATCGCCGGGCCGCTGCTGGTGCGCCCGGTGATCCGGGTGCTGGGCGGGGCCTTCCCCGCCCTGTTCGGGTCGATCGGCCGGATGAGCCAGCGCAACGCCCTGCGCAATCCGCGCCGTACCGGGGCCACCGCCGCCGCCCTGATGGTGGGGATCGCCCTGGTGGGCGGGATGTCGGTGGCGAGCGAGTCGATGACCGCGTCGTTCGACCGGCAGATCGACAAGACGCTGGGCGCCGACTTCGTGGTCCAGAACTCCAACTTCCAGCCGTTCCCGCCGGAGGTGACCGAGAAGGTGCGCGGCACCGACGGCGTGGGCCTGGTGGTGCGCGGGCGGTTCACGCCCGTCGCGGTCCGGCTTCCGGACGGCGACCGGGTGGAGACCACGGCCGCGGGCTACGACCCGCGGCTCGACGAGGTCGCCAACATCACCTACGCGCAAGGGGACTCCGCGGCCGCGCTCGCGAGCGGGCACCTGGCCATGGACCGGGACTTCGCCCGCGACCACGGGGTGCGGGTCGGCAGCACCCTGCCGGTTCGGTTCCCGGCCGGACGCTCGGCCGAGCTGACGGTCGGAGCGCTCACCGACCAGGACTCCGCCGAGGGGTTCGGCACCCAGGGCGGGCTGTTCTTCGGCATGGGCACCCTGGAGCGGTACGCGCCGGGCGGGCAGGACTCCGCGCTGTACGTCAACGCCGCCTCCGGCACCGGCGACGGCGAACTGCGCGCGAACCTGGAGGAGACCCTGGATCCGTACCCACAGGTGCAGGTGCGGGACTTGGCGGACTACAAGCAGCTGGTCCAGGACCAGATCGCCGTCCTGCTGTACCTCGTGTACGCGCTGCTCGGGCTGGCGATCATCATCGCCGTGCTCGGTGTGGTCAACACCCTCGCGCTGTCGGTCGTCGAACGCACCCGGGAGATCGGCCTGTTGCGGGCGATCGGGCTGGCCCGCCGGCAGCTGCGGCGGATGATCCGGCTGGAGTCGGTGGTCATCGCGGTGTTCGGCGCGGTCCTCGGGCTGGTGCTGGGACTGGTGTGGGGGGTGTGCACGCAGCAGGTCCTGGCGCTCCAGGGCATGACCGCCCTGGCGATCCCGTGGCTGACGATCGTGCTGGTGGTGGTCGGCTCGGCGGTGGTCGGGGTCGTGGCGGCGCTGCTGCCGGCATTGCGCGCGTCCCGCATGAACGTCCTGGCGGCCATCGCGCACGAGTGA
- a CDS encoding GNAT family N-acetyltransferase — protein MTDLRIRAATPEDLDAVLAFWKVAAEGTSISDDRAGVERLVARDPEALILAERHGEPAGTVIAGFDGWRCHLYRLAVHPDHRRQGIATALLAAAEERFVRLGGRRADAMVLTRNENAHRAWDAAGYASEEQWRRWVKPLAG, from the coding sequence ATGACCGACTTGCGCATCCGGGCCGCGACGCCCGAGGACCTCGACGCCGTGCTGGCCTTCTGGAAGGTGGCCGCCGAGGGCACGAGCATCAGCGACGACCGCGCCGGTGTGGAGCGGCTGGTCGCGCGTGACCCCGAGGCTCTGATCCTGGCCGAGCGGCACGGCGAACCGGCCGGCACGGTGATCGCCGGGTTCGACGGCTGGCGCTGCCATCTGTACCGGCTGGCCGTGCACCCTGACCACCGCCGCCAGGGCATCGCGACCGCGCTGCTCGCCGCCGCCGAGGAACGGTTCGTGCGGCTCGGCGGGCGCCGCGCGGACGCGATGGTGCTCACGCGCAACGAGAACGCACACCGTGCGTGGGACGCCGCCGGATACGCCTCCGAGGAGCAGTGGCGGCGCTGGGTGAAGCCCCTCGCCGGGTAG
- a CDS encoding hemolysin family protein, producing the protein MTEVLLLLAAILLSLACGAFVAAEFSLTTVERAELERAVERGERGAQGALKAVRSLTFQLSGAQLGITVTNLVVGMLAEPSIAALIAGPLEDLGMSRSASHSIALVLGTAASTVFLMVVGELVPKNWAISSPLTVAKTVGNAQRWFSAAFRPFITHLNNTANRVVRRIGVEPAEELASARGPQELAALARHSAKKGALEADTAELFVRTLNLADLTAENVMTPRVQVVALEVQATLEDVANATRATGLSRFPVYRGTLDSVVGTAHVKDVLAVPAERRTRIYVSELMREPLLVPETLTVDRLLDRLSGKRTMAVVIDEYGGTAGVATLEDIVEEVVGEVRDEHDPHETPDLAAAGTDESGHPLYSADGSARVDHLERIGLRAPEGPYETLAGLVATVLGRIPAAGDTLEVAGWHLEVLDATGRRAARVRLRAPLDDRKPDEKGVEL; encoded by the coding sequence ATGACCGAAGTGCTCCTCCTCCTGGCGGCGATCCTGCTCTCGCTCGCCTGCGGCGCCTTCGTGGCGGCCGAGTTCTCCCTCACCACCGTCGAGCGCGCCGAGCTGGAGCGGGCCGTCGAGCGCGGTGAGCGGGGCGCGCAGGGGGCACTGAAGGCCGTACGGAGTCTGACGTTCCAGCTCTCCGGCGCGCAGCTCGGCATCACCGTCACCAACCTGGTGGTCGGCATGCTCGCCGAGCCGTCGATCGCCGCGCTGATCGCCGGGCCGCTGGAGGATCTCGGCATGTCGCGCTCGGCGTCGCACAGCATCGCGCTGGTGCTCGGTACGGCCGCGTCGACGGTGTTCCTGATGGTCGTCGGTGAGCTGGTGCCCAAGAACTGGGCGATCTCCTCGCCGCTGACCGTCGCGAAGACGGTGGGCAACGCGCAGCGCTGGTTCAGTGCCGCGTTCCGGCCGTTCATCACGCACCTCAACAACACCGCGAACCGGGTCGTGCGGCGGATCGGTGTGGAGCCCGCCGAGGAGCTCGCCTCGGCGCGCGGGCCGCAGGAGCTGGCGGCCCTCGCCCGGCACTCCGCGAAGAAAGGTGCCCTGGAGGCCGACACCGCCGAGCTGTTCGTGCGCACGCTGAACCTCGCCGACCTGACCGCGGAGAACGTGATGACGCCCCGGGTGCAGGTCGTCGCGCTGGAGGTGCAGGCCACCCTGGAGGACGTCGCGAACGCGACCCGGGCTACGGGACTGTCCCGGTTCCCGGTCTACCGCGGCACCCTCGACTCGGTCGTCGGAACCGCCCACGTCAAGGACGTGCTGGCGGTCCCGGCCGAGCGCCGGACCCGGATCTACGTGTCCGAGCTGATGCGCGAACCACTGCTGGTCCCCGAGACGCTCACCGTCGACCGGCTCCTGGACCGGCTCTCCGGCAAGCGCACGATGGCCGTCGTGATCGACGAGTACGGCGGCACGGCGGGGGTGGCCACGCTGGAGGACATCGTCGAGGAGGTCGTCGGCGAGGTGCGCGACGAGCACGACCCGCACGAGACCCCGGACCTCGCCGCGGCCGGCACCGACGAGAGCGGGCACCCCCTGTACTCGGCCGACGGCTCCGCGCGCGTGGACCACCTCGAACGGATCGGGCTGCGTGCGCCGGAGGGCCCCTACGAGACGCTCGCCGGGCTGGTGGCCACGGTGCTCGGGCGGATACCGGCCGCCGGAGACACCCTGGAGGTCGCCGGCTGGCATCTGGAGGTCCTGGACGCCACGGGGCGCCGGGCCGCCCGCGTCCGGCTGCGCGCACCGCTCGACGACCGCAAGCCCGACGAGAAGGGGGTGGAGCTGTGA
- a CDS encoding hemolysin family protein: protein MTAVQLLIGLATLVVNAFFVGAEFALISVRRSQIEPYADRGDRRAKSVLWGLEHVSALMAAAQLGITLCTLVLGVVAEPAIAHLLEPAFHAVGVPEGAGHAVSFVIALSLATYLHMLLGEMVPKNIALAEPVRSALALGPPLVALSRALRPVIFTVNAFANALLKLLRVEAREEVAASYSDAEIAQIVKDSSEAGLIDDRAQERLHDALELGRRPVRDVVLPLERVEYASVGVTPEELERLSAESGFSRFPVVDEGRRIVGYLHVKDALEAVGRNTPFRLRDMRPIARVREHTPLDDVLTAMRGSRTHLAAVLGADGRLAGLVTMEDVLRELFGQRA, encoded by the coding sequence GTGACCGCCGTCCAGCTGCTGATCGGACTGGCGACCCTCGTCGTCAACGCCTTCTTCGTCGGCGCCGAGTTCGCGCTGATCTCGGTGCGCCGCAGCCAGATCGAGCCCTACGCCGACCGGGGCGACCGGCGCGCGAAGAGCGTGCTGTGGGGCCTGGAGCACGTGTCCGCGCTGATGGCGGCCGCGCAGCTCGGCATCACGCTGTGCACGCTGGTGCTGGGCGTGGTGGCCGAACCGGCGATCGCGCACCTGCTGGAGCCGGCGTTCCACGCGGTGGGCGTTCCCGAGGGCGCGGGGCACGCCGTGTCCTTCGTGATCGCGCTGTCCCTCGCGACCTATCTGCACATGCTGCTCGGCGAGATGGTGCCGAAGAACATCGCGCTCGCCGAGCCGGTGCGCAGCGCGCTGGCCCTCGGACCGCCCCTGGTGGCGCTGTCCCGGGCGCTGCGCCCGGTGATCTTCACCGTGAACGCGTTCGCCAACGCGCTGCTGAAGCTGCTGCGCGTGGAGGCCCGGGAGGAGGTGGCCGCCTCCTATTCGGACGCGGAGATAGCGCAGATCGTGAAGGACTCCAGCGAGGCGGGCCTGATCGACGACCGCGCCCAGGAGCGGCTGCACGACGCGCTGGAGCTGGGCCGCCGTCCGGTGCGGGACGTGGTGCTGCCGCTGGAACGCGTGGAGTACGCGAGCGTGGGCGTCACCCCGGAGGAACTGGAGCGGCTGTCGGCCGAGTCCGGGTTCTCCCGCTTCCCGGTGGTGGACGAGGGACGACGGATCGTCGGCTACCTGCATGTGAAGGACGCCCTGGAGGCCGTCGGGCGCAACACGCCGTTCCGCCTGCGGGACATGCGCCCCATCGCCCGGGTGCGGGAGCACACCCCGCTGGACGACGTCCTCACGGCGATGCGGGGCAGCCGTACGCACCTCGCGGCCGTCCTCGGGGCGGACGGGCGGCTGGCCGGTCTGGTGACCATGGAGGACGTGCTGCGGGAGCTGTTCGGTCAGCGGGCGTGA
- a CDS encoding SGNH/GDSL hydrolase family protein, translating into MQTNPTYSSLVAVGDSFTEGMSDLMPDGTYRGWADLLAARMAARTPGFRYANLAVRGKLIQQIVDEQVDVAAAMGADVITLVGGLNDTLRPKCDMGRVRGLLEEAVEKLAPACRQLVLMRSPGRQGPVLERFRPRMEELFACVDELAARHGAIVVDLYGAPSLSDPRMWDVDRLHLTADGHRRVAEAVWQTLGYDPEDADWRTPMAATLPPGWVMRRVADARFARQHLLPWIGRRLTGRSSGDGLPPKRPELAPYEDLA; encoded by the coding sequence ATGCAGACGAACCCCACCTACAGCAGCCTGGTCGCGGTCGGCGACTCCTTCACCGAGGGCATGTCGGATCTGATGCCCGACGGCACCTACCGGGGCTGGGCGGACCTGCTCGCCGCACGGATGGCGGCCCGTACGCCCGGCTTCCGGTACGCCAACCTCGCGGTGCGCGGCAAGCTGATCCAGCAGATCGTCGACGAGCAGGTCGACGTCGCGGCGGCCATGGGAGCCGACGTGATCACCCTGGTCGGCGGCCTCAACGACACCCTGCGGCCCAAGTGCGACATGGGACGGGTGCGCGGGCTCCTGGAGGAGGCCGTGGAGAAGCTCGCCCCCGCCTGCCGGCAGCTCGTGCTGATGCGCAGCCCGGGCCGGCAGGGCCCCGTCCTGGAGCGGTTCCGGCCGCGCATGGAGGAGCTGTTCGCCTGCGTCGACGAGCTGGCAGCCCGGCACGGCGCGATCGTCGTCGACCTGTACGGCGCGCCGTCCCTGAGCGACCCGCGGATGTGGGACGTGGACCGGCTGCACCTGACGGCCGACGGCCACCGCCGGGTCGCGGAGGCGGTGTGGCAGACGCTGGGCTACGACCCCGAGGACGCCGACTGGCGCACGCCGATGGCGGCGACGCTGCCGCCGGGCTGGGTCATGCGGCGGGTGGCGGACGCCCGCTTCGCCCGGCAGCACCTGCTCCCGTGGATAGGCCGCCGGCTGACGGGCCGCTCCTCGGGCGACGGACTGCCGCCCAAGCGGCCGGAGCTGGCGCCCTACGAGGACCTGGCGTAG
- the purB gene encoding adenylosuccinate lyase, which translates to MTSAPAKPRIPNVLAGRYASAELATLWSPEQKVKLERQLWLAVLRAQKDLGIEVPDAALADYERVLDTVDLASIAEREKVTRHDVKARIEEFNDLAGHEHVHKGMTSRDLTENVEQLQIRLSLELVRDRTVAVLARLGKLAGEYGELVMAGRSHNVAAQATTLGKRFATAADELLVAHGRIEELLGRYPLRGIKGPVGTAQDMLDLLGGDAGKLADLEQRIAGHLGFSQAFTSVGQVYPRSLDYEVVTALVQLAAAPSSLAKTIRLMAGHELVTEGFKPGQVGSSAMPHKMNTRSCERVNGLMVILRGYASMTGELAGDQWNEGDVSCSVVRRVALPDAFFALDGLLETFLTVLDEFGAFPAVVARELDRYLPFLATTKVLMGAVRAGVGRELAHEAIKENAVASALAMREQGAERNELLDKLAADARIPLDRGRLDALMADKLSFTGAAGDQVAAVVARVEEIVKQNPQAAGYTPGAIL; encoded by the coding sequence GTGACTTCCGCTCCCGCCAAGCCCCGCATCCCGAACGTCCTCGCCGGACGCTACGCCTCCGCCGAGCTCGCCACGCTCTGGTCGCCCGAGCAGAAGGTGAAGCTGGAGCGGCAGCTCTGGCTCGCCGTGCTGCGGGCCCAGAAGGACCTCGGGATCGAGGTGCCGGACGCGGCGCTCGCCGACTACGAGCGCGTCCTCGACACCGTCGACCTGGCCTCCATCGCCGAGCGCGAGAAGGTCACGCGGCACGACGTGAAGGCGCGGATCGAGGAGTTCAACGACCTCGCCGGGCACGAGCACGTGCACAAGGGCATGACCTCCCGCGACCTCACCGAGAACGTCGAGCAGCTCCAGATCCGCCTCTCGCTGGAACTGGTGCGCGACCGCACGGTCGCCGTCCTGGCCCGGCTCGGCAAGCTCGCCGGCGAGTACGGCGAGCTGGTCATGGCCGGCCGCTCGCACAACGTCGCTGCACAGGCCACCACCCTCGGCAAGCGCTTCGCCACCGCCGCCGACGAGCTGCTCGTCGCCCACGGCCGCATCGAGGAGCTGCTGGGCCGCTACCCGCTGCGCGGCATCAAGGGCCCGGTCGGCACCGCGCAGGACATGCTGGACCTGCTCGGCGGGGACGCCGGAAAGCTCGCGGACCTGGAGCAGCGGATCGCCGGGCACCTGGGCTTCTCGCAGGCGTTCACCTCGGTCGGCCAGGTCTACCCGCGCTCGCTGGACTACGAGGTCGTCACCGCGCTGGTGCAGCTGGCGGCGGCCCCGTCGTCGCTGGCCAAGACGATCCGGCTGATGGCCGGGCACGAGCTGGTCACCGAGGGCTTCAAGCCCGGCCAGGTCGGCTCCTCGGCGATGCCGCACAAGATGAACACCCGCTCCTGCGAGCGCGTCAACGGCCTGATGGTGATCCTGCGCGGCTACGCCTCCATGACCGGCGAGCTGGCGGGCGACCAGTGGAACGAGGGCGACGTCTCCTGCTCGGTGGTGCGCCGGGTCGCGCTGCCGGACGCGTTCTTCGCCTTGGACGGCCTGCTGGAGACGTTCCTGACGGTGCTCGACGAGTTCGGCGCGTTCCCGGCGGTCGTCGCCCGTGAGCTGGACCGCTACCTGCCGTTCCTCGCCACCACGAAGGTGCTGATGGGCGCCGTGCGCGCGGGCGTGGGCCGGGAGCTCGCGCACGAGGCGATCAAGGAGAACGCCGTCGCCTCCGCGCTCGCCATGCGCGAGCAGGGCGCCGAGCGCAACGAACTGCTCGACAAGCTGGCCGCCGACGCGCGCATCCCGCTGGACCGGGGCCGGCTGGACGCGCTGATGGCCGACAAGCTGTCCTTCACCGGCGCGGCGGGCGACCAGGTCGCCGCCGTCGTCGCCCGGGTCGAGGAGATCGTCAAGCAGAACCCCCAGGCCGCGGGCTACACGCCCGGGGCGATCCTCTGA
- the mug gene encoding G/U mismatch-specific DNA glycosylase gives MPRFTPEELQAARDRVVPDVVAEDLHVLFCGINPGLMTAATGHHFARPGNRFWPVLHRSGFTPRLLKPSEQQELLSYGLGITNVVARPSARADELSAEEYREGGRLLAAKVERLRPRWLAVVGVTAYRAAFDDRAARVGPQSRTIGDTHLWVLPNPSGLNAHWTAETMAEEFGRLREASGA, from the coding sequence GTGCCGCGTTTCACGCCCGAGGAGCTTCAGGCCGCCCGCGACCGCGTCGTGCCCGACGTGGTCGCGGAGGATCTGCACGTGCTGTTCTGCGGCATCAACCCCGGTCTGATGACGGCCGCGACGGGCCATCACTTCGCCCGCCCGGGCAACCGCTTCTGGCCGGTGCTGCACCGGTCCGGGTTCACACCGCGGCTGCTGAAGCCGTCCGAGCAGCAGGAGCTCCTGTCGTACGGGCTCGGCATCACGAATGTCGTGGCGCGGCCCTCCGCCCGGGCCGACGAGCTGAGCGCCGAGGAGTACCGGGAGGGCGGGCGGCTGCTCGCAGCGAAGGTGGAGCGGCTGCGGCCGCGCTGGCTGGCCGTAGTAGGGGTGACCGCCTACCGGGCCGCGTTCGACGACCGCGCGGCGCGGGTGGGGCCGCAGTCGCGGACGATCGGGGACACGCACCTGTGGGTGCTGCCCAATCCGAGCGGGCTGAACGCGCACTGGACGGCCGAGACGATGGCGGAGGAGTTCGGCCGGCTGAGGGAAGCCTCCGGGGCCTGA
- a CDS encoding ABC transporter permease, whose amino-acid sequence MELTPVLRSEWLKIRTLRSLPGALLALFAATIAFSAIAGVSDASEPGFDPLFASLSGVIPGQIAAVSFGAMAVSSEFHQGALRLSLAAVPRRGRWFAAKAAVIAVPVFLVGLVTALAALFAARAGLGPAAGGLSTGEQVRAVVGCGVYLMLMALFAAGIATLLRSGVATLSLLVPFILVVSFVIGDATGTVADFLPDKAGQLVLRETYDGTLGPWSGLAVTALWTAAALLAGAWRLRRRDA is encoded by the coding sequence ATGGAACTCACGCCCGTACTGCGCTCCGAGTGGCTGAAGATCCGCACGCTGCGCTCGCTCCCCGGAGCGCTGCTGGCGCTGTTCGCGGCCACCATCGCGTTCTCCGCGATCGCCGGTGTCTCGGATGCCTCGGAACCGGGGTTCGATCCGCTGTTCGCGTCGCTGTCCGGCGTCATACCGGGCCAGATCGCGGCCGTCTCCTTCGGGGCCATGGCCGTGTCGTCGGAGTTCCACCAGGGCGCGCTGCGGCTCTCGCTGGCCGCGGTGCCGCGACGCGGCCGGTGGTTCGCGGCCAAGGCGGCCGTCATCGCCGTACCGGTGTTCCTCGTGGGGCTGGTGACGGCCCTCGCCGCCCTGTTCGCGGCGCGGGCGGGCCTCGGCCCGGCGGCCGGCGGGCTCAGCACCGGTGAGCAGGTGCGCGCGGTCGTCGGGTGCGGCGTCTACCTCATGCTGATGGCGCTGTTCGCCGCGGGGATCGCCACCCTGCTCCGCAGCGGAGTGGCCACCCTCTCCCTGCTGGTGCCGTTCATCCTCGTGGTCTCGTTCGTGATCGGCGACGCCACCGGCACCGTCGCCGACTTCCTGCCGGACAAGGCCGGCCAACTGGTCCTCCGGGAGACGTACGACGGCACCCTGGGGCCGTGGTCGGGGCTCGCCGTGACCGCGCTGTGGACGGCCGCCGCCCTGCTGGCGGGAGCCTGGCGCCTGCGCCGCAGGGACGCCTGA